From a single Osmerus mordax isolate fOsmMor3 chromosome 14, fOsmMor3.pri, whole genome shotgun sequence genomic region:
- the LOC136956152 gene encoding protein Dok-7-like isoform X3: protein MTDTVVAEGQVKFKDGKKWKSRWVVLGKPSPVADCLSLLVYKDRGERARGHRERVHLTLEGICGLEPGQGYDGAAYTLTLLCPGQSLALGFDTQEGLLAWDARLRYSLGEVHRFTVGVQPGTKLESGPASLHLCNDLLVLTRDLPPTVIGEWKLSDLRRYGAVPSGFVFEGGTRCGYWAGVFFLSCAEGEQISFLFDCIVRGISPSRAPHGLRPALPDPTANPSVSEERISQEASELERRLSVLSHRHSSTASTYSYSTSVAGDDHSSISSSSSSQSDTSYGNHLSLWAEPGRRLHPSSESLFAAPTTKGSPNPDDCLYAAVVGGSVIRPSSNQRHVRGLHDSGRQSSLDSGIGIATSSQSSYSGSFSSCSLDTASQGGGEEFGSQFSLHPPPAPPPPPPVPPPPLSPPLLGCTPDYSPVTPPPCSCPPSTDTSSPTAPKRQGEEYHVPSLLRLLYDTPRNLLHSQTLKDPLARAGIPEMGKDRRTGGGVGGQGLSDDPPNHPLHRAGGRCMSPIERPLSQGRERKAPPVDNSEHCSSIPATFRLPPLPGCPVCRGTQGTSAALTRPSPSTPIPDQPSKQRDEERRRERGEGVPWSCSLEPLKAPPPGKVVLHRHNSPVSDLKSAHELTEAQRRGELRLEEYRSFFTPPPEGPSPSLKVRARSDSANYVNIPVSPVAKANASRETLYMELDLQGPAVASTPALSSTPTTARGNALLLRRPRGGSTRYAHIDIAATETAQRVGAEHAQGREDRLAELEQRRWGPQT from the exons ATGACGGATACAGTTGTCGCTGAGGGACAAGTCAAGTTTAAAGATGGGAAAAAG TGGAAGAGCCGGTGGGTCGTGCTTGGGAAGCCCTCTCCGGTCGCGG aCTGCCTGTCTCTGCTGGTGTACAAGGACCGGGGGGAGAGGGCGCGGGGCCACCGGGAGCGGGTGCACCTGACCCTGGAGGGGATCTGTGGTTTGGAGCCCGGCCAGGGCTATGACGGGGCGGCCTACACCCTCACCCTGCTGTGCCCCGGACAGAGCCTGGCGCTGGGCTTCGACACCCAGGAGGGCCTGCTGGCCTGGGATGCCCGCCTCCGTTACAGcctgggagagg tccaCAGGTTCACAGTAGGCGTTCAGCCTGGTACCAAACTGGAGAGtggccccgcctccctccacCTGTGCAACGACCTATTGGTCCTGACCAGGGACCTCCCCCCGACCGTCATTGGCGAGTGGAAGCTGTCGGACCTGCGTCGCTATGGCGCCGTGCCCAGCGGCTTTGTCTTTGAGGGAGGAACTCGCTGTGGATATT ggGCTGGAGTGTTCTTCCTGTCCTGTGCGGAGGGGGAGCAGATCAGCTTCCTGTTTGACTGCATCGTCAGAGGGATCTCTCCCAGTCGAGCTCCGCATGGCCTTAGACCTGCCCTACCag atcCGACTGCCAACCCGTCCGTCTCAGAAGAGAGGATCAGCCAGGAAGCGTCggagctggagaggagactCAGTGTGCTGTCTCACAGACACAGCAGCACAG ccTCCACGTATAGCTATAGCACCTCCGTTGCCGGGGATGACCACAGCAgtatctccagctcctcctccagccaatCGGACACAAGCTACGGGAACCATCTCTCTTTGTGGGCAGAGCCAGGCCGGAGATTGCATCCCTCGTCCGAGTCCCTGTTCGCTGCTCCTACGACAAAGGGCTCGCCCAATCCGGATGATTGTCTCTATGCAGCTGTGGTGGGAGGCTCTGTGATTCGTCCTTCCTCTAACCAGCGCCATGTACGCGGTCTCCACGACAGCGGGCGGCAGAGCTCATTGGACAGTGGAATTGGCATCGCCACCAGCAGCCAATCATCAtattctgggagtttttcttcATGTAGTCTGGACACAGCcagtcagggagggggggaggagtttGGGTCCCAGTTcagtctccaccctcctccagcacctccccccccacctcctgtacctccacctcctctctctccacccctgctAGGATGTACTCCAGACTATAGCCCTGTTACCCCTCCACCTTGCTCTTGTCCCCCGAGCACCGATACTAGTTCCCCTACTGCCCCCAAAAGGCAAGGAGAGGAATACCATGTCCCCAGCCTACTACGACTGCTCTATGACACACCCAGGAACCTGCTTCATAGCCAGACTCTAAAGGATCCGTTAGCCCGGGCAGGTATACCCGAAATGGGCAAGGACAGGAGGACTGGTGGGGGTGTAGGGGGTCAGGGATTGAGTGATGACCCACCGAACCACCCTCTCCATAGGGCTGGGGGGCGATGCATGTCCCCTATAGAGCGGCCTCTGtctcagggcagggagagaaaagCGCCCCCTGTGGACAATTCTGAGCACTGCAGCTCAATACCAGCCACCTTCAGATTACCACCCCTACCAGGCTGTCCAGTGTGTAGGGGGACACAG GGAACCAGTGCAGCACTAACAAGACCGTCCCCTTCCACGCCTATACCAG ACCAACCATCCAAACAGAGGGacgaggagcggaggagggagCGGGGCGAGGGGGTACCCTGGTCCTGTTCTCTAGAGCCCCTAaaggcccctccccctggcaAAGTTGTGCTCCACAGACACAACTCGCCAGTCTCAG ATCTTAAGTCTGCTCATGAGCTGACTGaagcccagaggagaggagagctccgACTAGAAGAGTACA GGAGTTTCTTTACTCCCCCCCCAGAGGGCCCCTCCCCGTCCCTGAAGGTGAGGGCCCGCAGTGACAGCGCAAACTATGTCAACATACCCGTCAGCCCAGTGGCTAAAGCTAATGCTAGCAGAGAGACGCTTTACATGGAGCTGGACCTGCAGGGGCCCGCTGTGGCAAGCACCCCCGCTCTCTCCTCTACACCCACTACAGCGAGAGGTAACGCTTTGCTGCTACGCAGACCCA GAGGGGGCTCCACCAGGTACGCCCACATAGACATCGCAGCCACGGAGACGGCCCAGAGGGTGGGGGCGGAGCACgcgcaggggagggaggaccgATTGGCcgagctggagcagaggaggTGGGGCCCTCAGACCtaa
- the rgs12b gene encoding regulator of G-protein signaling 12b — translation MKFDSYTRFLKSLLYQECMLAEVEGRPLPDPYHVPSSPTPTSRHSTGSDRSNLSTPKKDDKKTKSVRTLNEESRDELVDKKKNPFFSWSRKGASFGKGTKKRDLADFNLNFSGSNGRRESQGSLSSGASLELGTSGSGKNEVAERGASLPLRHCNISLPDGSCCPVPLRSGVSIRELLLGLCEKLCINLAAVDLFLVGGDKPLVLDQDCMTLCSRDLRLEKRTLFRLDLVPINRSVGLKAKPTKPVTEVLRPVVAKYGLHLSDLVARISGETEPLDLGLPISNLDGLRVVLDAADHSPGTDKQKLAPSKSHAPPPTTTRNQSATGDERSPGKPQGENGKSGPGPVRDSGPQASRAPAALDRNPLEKRKQKKINIDEAEEFFDLISKAQSNRADDQRGLLNKSHLQLPDFLRQAPPAGPAAPPAYRAQPTCSTPHSRSDNGFPGNGRQGDREKNGSDRGGGASSSLNASHQSQSLDSSLGSGRGGGGGERRGAGGHHRPAPPFPSALSPIQPLSWGGPQSPDPRCQASVQVLQEDALSDLTLVGEGDIDSPSLTLVPPSPLSPASSSAPQPPHHRHGWPSSGTSPV, via the exons ATGAAGTTTGACAGCTACACGCGCTTCCTCAAGTCTCTGCTGTACCAGGAGTGCATGCTGGCCGAGGTGGAGGGCCGGCCCCTGCCAGACCCCTACCACGTACCCagcagccccacccccacctccagacaCAGCACCGGCTCCGACCGCTCCAACCTCTCCACGCCCAAAAAG GACGACAAGAAGACCAAGTCGGTTCGTACGCTCAACGAGGAGAGCAGAGACGAGCTGGTGGACAAGAAGAAGAACCCCTTCTTCTCCTGGTCCAGGAAAGGGGCAAGCTTCGGCAAGGGGACCAAAAAACGAGACCTGGCCGACTTCAACTTGA ATTTCTCGGGCAGCAATGGTCGCCGGGAGTCTCAGGGGTCCTTGTCGTCGGGGGCCAGTCTGGAACTGGGAACATCAGGGTCTGGGAAGAACGAG gtagCGGAGCGAGGCGCCAGTCTGCCTCTGAGGCATTGCAACATCAGCCTGCCTGACGGCTCGTGCTGCCCGGTGCCTCTGCGGTCTGGGGTCTCCATCCgggagctgctgctgggcctgTGTGAGAAGCTCTGCATCAACCTCGCCGCCGTCGACCTCTTCCTGGTGGGCGGAGACAAG CCTCTGGTTTTGGACCAGGACTGTATGACACTGTGTTCTCGGGACCTGAGACTGGAGAAGCGTACACTCTTCAG ACTGGACCTGGTTCCTATCAACCGCTCTGTGGGTCTGAAGGCCAAGCCCACCAAGCCTGTCACCGAGGTCCTCCGCCCCGTGGTGGCCAAGTACGGCCTGCACCTCTCGGACCTGGTGGCACGCATC agtGGGGAGACTGAACCACTAGATCTAGGTCTTCCTATATCAAACCTAGACGGACTCAGAGTTGTGTTGGATGCAGCAGATCACAGCCCTGGAACAG ATAAACAGAAACTCGCTCCTTCTAAAAGCCACGCCCCCCCACCCACGACAACCAGGAACCAATCAGCAACA GGGGACGAGCGGTCGCCAGGGAAACCACAGGGGGAGAACGGCAAGTCCGGCCCCGGGCCGGTGCGAGACTCCGGCCCCCAGGCCAGCCGCGCCCCTGCGGCCCTCGATAGGAACCCCCTGGAAAAGAGAAAGCAGAAAAAGATAAATATAGACGAAGCGGAAG aGTTCTTCGACCTCATATCCAAAGCACAGAGCAACAGAGCAGACGACCAGCGAGGTCTGCTGAACAAGAGCCACCTCCAGCTGCCGGACTTCCTGCGCCAGGCTCCTCCGGCTGGCCCCGCCGCCCCGCCTGCCTACAGGGCACAACCCACCTGCTCCACCCCTCACTCCCGCAGTGACAACGGCTTCCCCGGGAACGGTCGGCAGGGCGACAGGGAGAAAAACGGCAGcgaccgaggaggaggagcgagctCCTCCCTCAATGCGAGCCACCAATCGCAGAGCTTGGACTCTTCGCTGGGcagcgggagaggaggaggtggaggagagcggcGTGGCGCGGGCGGGCACCACAGACCAgctccccccttccccagcgCCCTGTCCCCCATCCAGCCCCTGAGCTGGGGGGGCCCCCAGTCCCCCGACCCCCGCTGTCAGGCCTCGGTGCAGGTGCTCCAGGAGGACGCCCTCTCCGACCTCACCCTGGTGGGCGAGGGGGACATcgacagccccagcctcaccctggTGCCTCCCTCGCCCCtgtcccccgcctcctcctctgccccccaaccccctcaccaCCGGCACGGCTGGCCCAGCTCAGGTACCTCCCCTGTGTGA
- the LOC136956152 gene encoding protein Dok-7-like isoform X4: MTDTVVAEGQVKFKDGKKWKSRWVVLGKPSPVADCLSLLVYKDRGERARGHRERVHLTLEGICGLEPGQGYDGAAYTLTLLCPGQSLALGFDTQEGLLAWDARLRYSLGEVHRFTVGVQPGTKLESGPASLHLCNDLLVLTRDLPPTVIGEWKLSDLRRYGAVPSGFVFEGGTRCGYWAGVFFLSCAEGEQISFLFDCIVRGISPSRAPHGLRPALPDPTANPSVSEERISQEASELERRLSVLSHRHSSTASTYSYSTSVAGDDHSSISSSSSSQSDTSYGNHLSLWAEPGRRLHPSSESLFAAPTTKGSPNPDDCLYAAVVGGSVIRPSSNQRHVRGLHDSGRQSSLDSGIGIATSSQSSYSGSFSSCSLDTASQGGGEEFGSQFSLHPPPAPPPPPPVPPPPLSPPLLGCTPDYSPVTPPPCSCPPSTDTSSPTAPKRQGEEYHVPSLLRLLYDTPRNLLHSQTLKDPLARAGIPEMGKDRRTGGGVGGQGLSDDPPNHPLHRAGGRCMSPIERPLSQGRERKAPPVDNSEHCSSIPATFRLPPLPGCPVCRGTQCNHCSDLNYISHEQWYSSQERGYLQGTSAALTRPSPSTPIPDQPSKQRDEERRRERGEGVPWSCSLEPLKAPPPGKVVLHRHNSPVSDLKSAHELTEAQRRGELRLEEYRSFFTPPPEGPSPSLKEGAPPGTPT; the protein is encoded by the exons ATGACGGATACAGTTGTCGCTGAGGGACAAGTCAAGTTTAAAGATGGGAAAAAG TGGAAGAGCCGGTGGGTCGTGCTTGGGAAGCCCTCTCCGGTCGCGG aCTGCCTGTCTCTGCTGGTGTACAAGGACCGGGGGGAGAGGGCGCGGGGCCACCGGGAGCGGGTGCACCTGACCCTGGAGGGGATCTGTGGTTTGGAGCCCGGCCAGGGCTATGACGGGGCGGCCTACACCCTCACCCTGCTGTGCCCCGGACAGAGCCTGGCGCTGGGCTTCGACACCCAGGAGGGCCTGCTGGCCTGGGATGCCCGCCTCCGTTACAGcctgggagagg tccaCAGGTTCACAGTAGGCGTTCAGCCTGGTACCAAACTGGAGAGtggccccgcctccctccacCTGTGCAACGACCTATTGGTCCTGACCAGGGACCTCCCCCCGACCGTCATTGGCGAGTGGAAGCTGTCGGACCTGCGTCGCTATGGCGCCGTGCCCAGCGGCTTTGTCTTTGAGGGAGGAACTCGCTGTGGATATT ggGCTGGAGTGTTCTTCCTGTCCTGTGCGGAGGGGGAGCAGATCAGCTTCCTGTTTGACTGCATCGTCAGAGGGATCTCTCCCAGTCGAGCTCCGCATGGCCTTAGACCTGCCCTACCag atcCGACTGCCAACCCGTCCGTCTCAGAAGAGAGGATCAGCCAGGAAGCGTCggagctggagaggagactCAGTGTGCTGTCTCACAGACACAGCAGCACAG ccTCCACGTATAGCTATAGCACCTCCGTTGCCGGGGATGACCACAGCAgtatctccagctcctcctccagccaatCGGACACAAGCTACGGGAACCATCTCTCTTTGTGGGCAGAGCCAGGCCGGAGATTGCATCCCTCGTCCGAGTCCCTGTTCGCTGCTCCTACGACAAAGGGCTCGCCCAATCCGGATGATTGTCTCTATGCAGCTGTGGTGGGAGGCTCTGTGATTCGTCCTTCCTCTAACCAGCGCCATGTACGCGGTCTCCACGACAGCGGGCGGCAGAGCTCATTGGACAGTGGAATTGGCATCGCCACCAGCAGCCAATCATCAtattctgggagtttttcttcATGTAGTCTGGACACAGCcagtcagggagggggggaggagtttGGGTCCCAGTTcagtctccaccctcctccagcacctccccccccacctcctgtacctccacctcctctctctccacccctgctAGGATGTACTCCAGACTATAGCCCTGTTACCCCTCCACCTTGCTCTTGTCCCCCGAGCACCGATACTAGTTCCCCTACTGCCCCCAAAAGGCAAGGAGAGGAATACCATGTCCCCAGCCTACTACGACTGCTCTATGACACACCCAGGAACCTGCTTCATAGCCAGACTCTAAAGGATCCGTTAGCCCGGGCAGGTATACCCGAAATGGGCAAGGACAGGAGGACTGGTGGGGGTGTAGGGGGTCAGGGATTGAGTGATGACCCACCGAACCACCCTCTCCATAGGGCTGGGGGGCGATGCATGTCCCCTATAGAGCGGCCTCTGtctcagggcagggagagaaaagCGCCCCCTGTGGACAATTCTGAGCACTGCAGCTCAATACCAGCCACCTTCAGATTACCACCCCTACCAGGCTGTCCAGTGTGTAGGGGGACACAG TGCAATCACTGTTCAGAcctaaactacatttcccatgagCAATGGTACTCATCTCAGGAAAGAGGCTATTTACAG GGAACCAGTGCAGCACTAACAAGACCGTCCCCTTCCACGCCTATACCAG ACCAACCATCCAAACAGAGGGacgaggagcggaggagggagCGGGGCGAGGGGGTACCCTGGTCCTGTTCTCTAGAGCCCCTAaaggcccctccccctggcaAAGTTGTGCTCCACAGACACAACTCGCCAGTCTCAG ATCTTAAGTCTGCTCATGAGCTGACTGaagcccagaggagaggagagctccgACTAGAAGAGTACA GGAGTTTCTTTACTCCCCCCCCAGAGGGCCCCTCCCCGTCCCTGAAG GAGGGGGCTCCACCAGGTACGCCCACATAG
- the LOC136956152 gene encoding protein Dok-7-like isoform X1, translating to MTDTVVAEGQVKFKDGKKWKSRWVVLGKPSPVADCLSLLVYKDRGERARGHRERVHLTLEGICGLEPGQGYDGAAYTLTLLCPGQSLALGFDTQEGLLAWDARLRYSLGEVHRFTVGVQPGTKLESGPASLHLCNDLLVLTRDLPPTVIGEWKLSDLRRYGAVPSGFVFEGGTRCGYWAGVFFLSCAEGEQISFLFDCIVRGISPSRAPHGLRPALPDPTANPSVSEERISQEASELERRLSVLSHRHSSTASTYSYSTSVAGDDHSSISSSSSSQSDTSYGNHLSLWAEPGRRLHPSSESLFAAPTTKGSPNPDDCLYAAVVGGSVIRPSSNQRHVRGLHDSGRQSSLDSGIGIATSSQSSYSGSFSSCSLDTASQGGGEEFGSQFSLHPPPAPPPPPPVPPPPLSPPLLGCTPDYSPVTPPPCSCPPSTDTSSPTAPKRQGEEYHVPSLLRLLYDTPRNLLHSQTLKDPLARAGIPEMGKDRRTGGGVGGQGLSDDPPNHPLHRAGGRCMSPIERPLSQGRERKAPPVDNSEHCSSIPATFRLPPLPGCPVCRGTQCNHCSDLNYISHEQWYSSQERGYLQGTSAALTRPSPSTPIPDQPSKQRDEERRRERGEGVPWSCSLEPLKAPPPGKVVLHRHNSPVSDLKSAHELTEAQRRGELRLEEYRSFFTPPPEGPSPSLKVRARSDSANYVNIPVSPVAKANASRETLYMELDLQGPAVASTPALSSTPTTARGNALLLRRPRGGSTRYAHIDIAATETAQRVGAEHAQGREDRLAELEQRRWGPQT from the exons ATGACGGATACAGTTGTCGCTGAGGGACAAGTCAAGTTTAAAGATGGGAAAAAG TGGAAGAGCCGGTGGGTCGTGCTTGGGAAGCCCTCTCCGGTCGCGG aCTGCCTGTCTCTGCTGGTGTACAAGGACCGGGGGGAGAGGGCGCGGGGCCACCGGGAGCGGGTGCACCTGACCCTGGAGGGGATCTGTGGTTTGGAGCCCGGCCAGGGCTATGACGGGGCGGCCTACACCCTCACCCTGCTGTGCCCCGGACAGAGCCTGGCGCTGGGCTTCGACACCCAGGAGGGCCTGCTGGCCTGGGATGCCCGCCTCCGTTACAGcctgggagagg tccaCAGGTTCACAGTAGGCGTTCAGCCTGGTACCAAACTGGAGAGtggccccgcctccctccacCTGTGCAACGACCTATTGGTCCTGACCAGGGACCTCCCCCCGACCGTCATTGGCGAGTGGAAGCTGTCGGACCTGCGTCGCTATGGCGCCGTGCCCAGCGGCTTTGTCTTTGAGGGAGGAACTCGCTGTGGATATT ggGCTGGAGTGTTCTTCCTGTCCTGTGCGGAGGGGGAGCAGATCAGCTTCCTGTTTGACTGCATCGTCAGAGGGATCTCTCCCAGTCGAGCTCCGCATGGCCTTAGACCTGCCCTACCag atcCGACTGCCAACCCGTCCGTCTCAGAAGAGAGGATCAGCCAGGAAGCGTCggagctggagaggagactCAGTGTGCTGTCTCACAGACACAGCAGCACAG ccTCCACGTATAGCTATAGCACCTCCGTTGCCGGGGATGACCACAGCAgtatctccagctcctcctccagccaatCGGACACAAGCTACGGGAACCATCTCTCTTTGTGGGCAGAGCCAGGCCGGAGATTGCATCCCTCGTCCGAGTCCCTGTTCGCTGCTCCTACGACAAAGGGCTCGCCCAATCCGGATGATTGTCTCTATGCAGCTGTGGTGGGAGGCTCTGTGATTCGTCCTTCCTCTAACCAGCGCCATGTACGCGGTCTCCACGACAGCGGGCGGCAGAGCTCATTGGACAGTGGAATTGGCATCGCCACCAGCAGCCAATCATCAtattctgggagtttttcttcATGTAGTCTGGACACAGCcagtcagggagggggggaggagtttGGGTCCCAGTTcagtctccaccctcctccagcacctccccccccacctcctgtacctccacctcctctctctccacccctgctAGGATGTACTCCAGACTATAGCCCTGTTACCCCTCCACCTTGCTCTTGTCCCCCGAGCACCGATACTAGTTCCCCTACTGCCCCCAAAAGGCAAGGAGAGGAATACCATGTCCCCAGCCTACTACGACTGCTCTATGACACACCCAGGAACCTGCTTCATAGCCAGACTCTAAAGGATCCGTTAGCCCGGGCAGGTATACCCGAAATGGGCAAGGACAGGAGGACTGGTGGGGGTGTAGGGGGTCAGGGATTGAGTGATGACCCACCGAACCACCCTCTCCATAGGGCTGGGGGGCGATGCATGTCCCCTATAGAGCGGCCTCTGtctcagggcagggagagaaaagCGCCCCCTGTGGACAATTCTGAGCACTGCAGCTCAATACCAGCCACCTTCAGATTACCACCCCTACCAGGCTGTCCAGTGTGTAGGGGGACACAG TGCAATCACTGTTCAGAcctaaactacatttcccatgagCAATGGTACTCATCTCAGGAAAGAGGCTATTTACAG GGAACCAGTGCAGCACTAACAAGACCGTCCCCTTCCACGCCTATACCAG ACCAACCATCCAAACAGAGGGacgaggagcggaggagggagCGGGGCGAGGGGGTACCCTGGTCCTGTTCTCTAGAGCCCCTAaaggcccctccccctggcaAAGTTGTGCTCCACAGACACAACTCGCCAGTCTCAG ATCTTAAGTCTGCTCATGAGCTGACTGaagcccagaggagaggagagctccgACTAGAAGAGTACA GGAGTTTCTTTACTCCCCCCCCAGAGGGCCCCTCCCCGTCCCTGAAGGTGAGGGCCCGCAGTGACAGCGCAAACTATGTCAACATACCCGTCAGCCCAGTGGCTAAAGCTAATGCTAGCAGAGAGACGCTTTACATGGAGCTGGACCTGCAGGGGCCCGCTGTGGCAAGCACCCCCGCTCTCTCCTCTACACCCACTACAGCGAGAGGTAACGCTTTGCTGCTACGCAGACCCA GAGGGGGCTCCACCAGGTACGCCCACATAGACATCGCAGCCACGGAGACGGCCCAGAGGGTGGGGGCGGAGCACgcgcaggggagggaggaccgATTGGCcgagctggagcagaggaggTGGGGCCCTCAGACCtaa
- the LOC136956152 gene encoding protein Dok-7-like isoform X2, whose product MTDTVVAEGQVKFKDGKKWKSRWVVLGKPSPVADCLSLLVYKDRGERARGHRERVHLTLEGICGLEPGQGYDGAAYTLTLLCPGQSLALGFDTQEGLLAWDARLRYSLGEVHRFTVGVQPGTKLESGPASLHLCNDLLVLTRDLPPTVIGEWKLSDLRRYGAVPSGFVFEGGTRCGYWAGVFFLSCAEGEQISFLFDCIVRGISPSRAPHGLRPALPDPTANPSVSEERISQEASELERRLSVLSHRHSSTASTYSYSTSVAGDDHSSISSSSSSQSDTSYGNHLSLWAEPGRRLHPSSESLFAAPTTKGSPNPDDCLYAAVVGGSVIRPSSNQRHVRGLHDSGRQSSLDSGIGIATSSQSSYSGSFSSCSLDTASQGGGEEFGSQFSLHPPPAPPPPPPVPPPPLSPPLLGCTPDYSPVTPPPCSCPPSTDTSSPTAPKRQGEEYHVPSLLRLLYDTPRNLLHSQTLKDPLARAGIPEMGKDRRTGGGVGGQGLSDDPPNHPLHRAGGRCMSPIERPLSQGRERKAPPVDNSEHCSSIPATFRLPPLPGCPVCRGTQCNHCSDLNYISHEQWYSSQERGYLQGTSAALTRPSPSTPIPDQPSKQRDEERRRERGEGVPWSCSLEPLKAPPPGKVVLHRHNSPVSDLKSAHELTEAQRRGELRLEEYRSFFTPPPEGPSPSLKVRARSDSANYVNIPVSPVAKANASRETLYMELDLQGPAVASTPALSSTPTTARGGGSTRYAHIDIAATETAQRVGAEHAQGREDRLAELEQRRWGPQT is encoded by the exons ATGACGGATACAGTTGTCGCTGAGGGACAAGTCAAGTTTAAAGATGGGAAAAAG TGGAAGAGCCGGTGGGTCGTGCTTGGGAAGCCCTCTCCGGTCGCGG aCTGCCTGTCTCTGCTGGTGTACAAGGACCGGGGGGAGAGGGCGCGGGGCCACCGGGAGCGGGTGCACCTGACCCTGGAGGGGATCTGTGGTTTGGAGCCCGGCCAGGGCTATGACGGGGCGGCCTACACCCTCACCCTGCTGTGCCCCGGACAGAGCCTGGCGCTGGGCTTCGACACCCAGGAGGGCCTGCTGGCCTGGGATGCCCGCCTCCGTTACAGcctgggagagg tccaCAGGTTCACAGTAGGCGTTCAGCCTGGTACCAAACTGGAGAGtggccccgcctccctccacCTGTGCAACGACCTATTGGTCCTGACCAGGGACCTCCCCCCGACCGTCATTGGCGAGTGGAAGCTGTCGGACCTGCGTCGCTATGGCGCCGTGCCCAGCGGCTTTGTCTTTGAGGGAGGAACTCGCTGTGGATATT ggGCTGGAGTGTTCTTCCTGTCCTGTGCGGAGGGGGAGCAGATCAGCTTCCTGTTTGACTGCATCGTCAGAGGGATCTCTCCCAGTCGAGCTCCGCATGGCCTTAGACCTGCCCTACCag atcCGACTGCCAACCCGTCCGTCTCAGAAGAGAGGATCAGCCAGGAAGCGTCggagctggagaggagactCAGTGTGCTGTCTCACAGACACAGCAGCACAG ccTCCACGTATAGCTATAGCACCTCCGTTGCCGGGGATGACCACAGCAgtatctccagctcctcctccagccaatCGGACACAAGCTACGGGAACCATCTCTCTTTGTGGGCAGAGCCAGGCCGGAGATTGCATCCCTCGTCCGAGTCCCTGTTCGCTGCTCCTACGACAAAGGGCTCGCCCAATCCGGATGATTGTCTCTATGCAGCTGTGGTGGGAGGCTCTGTGATTCGTCCTTCCTCTAACCAGCGCCATGTACGCGGTCTCCACGACAGCGGGCGGCAGAGCTCATTGGACAGTGGAATTGGCATCGCCACCAGCAGCCAATCATCAtattctgggagtttttcttcATGTAGTCTGGACACAGCcagtcagggagggggggaggagtttGGGTCCCAGTTcagtctccaccctcctccagcacctccccccccacctcctgtacctccacctcctctctctccacccctgctAGGATGTACTCCAGACTATAGCCCTGTTACCCCTCCACCTTGCTCTTGTCCCCCGAGCACCGATACTAGTTCCCCTACTGCCCCCAAAAGGCAAGGAGAGGAATACCATGTCCCCAGCCTACTACGACTGCTCTATGACACACCCAGGAACCTGCTTCATAGCCAGACTCTAAAGGATCCGTTAGCCCGGGCAGGTATACCCGAAATGGGCAAGGACAGGAGGACTGGTGGGGGTGTAGGGGGTCAGGGATTGAGTGATGACCCACCGAACCACCCTCTCCATAGGGCTGGGGGGCGATGCATGTCCCCTATAGAGCGGCCTCTGtctcagggcagggagagaaaagCGCCCCCTGTGGACAATTCTGAGCACTGCAGCTCAATACCAGCCACCTTCAGATTACCACCCCTACCAGGCTGTCCAGTGTGTAGGGGGACACAG TGCAATCACTGTTCAGAcctaaactacatttcccatgagCAATGGTACTCATCTCAGGAAAGAGGCTATTTACAG GGAACCAGTGCAGCACTAACAAGACCGTCCCCTTCCACGCCTATACCAG ACCAACCATCCAAACAGAGGGacgaggagcggaggagggagCGGGGCGAGGGGGTACCCTGGTCCTGTTCTCTAGAGCCCCTAaaggcccctccccctggcaAAGTTGTGCTCCACAGACACAACTCGCCAGTCTCAG ATCTTAAGTCTGCTCATGAGCTGACTGaagcccagaggagaggagagctccgACTAGAAGAGTACA GGAGTTTCTTTACTCCCCCCCCAGAGGGCCCCTCCCCGTCCCTGAAGGTGAGGGCCCGCAGTGACAGCGCAAACTATGTCAACATACCCGTCAGCCCAGTGGCTAAAGCTAATGCTAGCAGAGAGACGCTTTACATGGAGCTGGACCTGCAGGGGCCCGCTGTGGCAAGCACCCCCGCTCTCTCCTCTACACCCACTACAGCGAGAG GAGGGGGCTCCACCAGGTACGCCCACATAGACATCGCAGCCACGGAGACGGCCCAGAGGGTGGGGGCGGAGCACgcgcaggggagggaggaccgATTGGCcgagctggagcagaggaggTGGGGCCCTCAGACCtaa